A window of Malania oleifera isolate guangnan ecotype guangnan chromosome 5, ASM2987363v1, whole genome shotgun sequence contains these coding sequences:
- the LOC131155334 gene encoding probable polyamine transporter At3g19553, whose product MGEEGMGCDVKTTTAAKTNPKLTLLPLIALIFYDVSGGPFGVEDSVGSGGGPLLSLLGFLIFPLIWSIPEALVTAELATSFPENGGYVAWISAAFGPFWGFQEGFWKWFSGVLDNALYPVLFLDYLKHSFPIFNQLAARIPALLGITVSLTYLNYRGLHIVGMSTVFLAVFSLCPFLVMGILSIPRISPQRWVVVDFKKVNWRGYFNSLFWNLNFWDKASTLAGEIENPTKTFPKALLGAVVLVVLSYLIPLLAGTGALNSVAGEWTDGYFAEVGMLIGGFWLKWWIQAAAAVSNFGLFEAEMSSDAFQLLGMSEMGMLPSIFASRSKYGTPTVSILCSASGVIFLSWMSFQQILEFLNFLYSIGMLLEFAAFIKLRITKPDLCRPYKVPLETFGVTMLCLPPALLLLLVMCLASVQTFLVSGIVIILGFFFYSALVYAKNRKWASFVMVQLAAPSDSNIESPSQLHEVADEASLSLLAEQEVSNLVRRSHEIQKEEGP is encoded by the exons atgGGTGAAGAGGGAATGGGATGTGATGTCAAGACCACTACTGCTGCGAAAACAAATCCAAAACTAACACTCTTACCTCTTATTGCTCTGATCTTCTACGATGTCTCTGGAGGTCCATTCGGTGTAGAGGATTCAGTCGGTTCTGGGGGCGGCCCTCTTCTATCCTTGCTTGGATTTTTAATATTCCCCCTAATTTGGAGCATCCCAGAAGCTCTAGTCACCGCCGAGCTCGCCACAAGCTTCCCTGAGAATGGTGGCTATGTTGCGTGGATATCAGCAGCTTTTGGACCTTTCTGGGGTTTCCAGGAAGGCTTCTGGAAATGGTTTAGCGGGGTTTTGGACAATGCCCTTTACCCCGTTTTGTTCCTAGATTACTTGAAACATTCATTTCCCATCTTTAATCAATTGGCTGCTCGAATTCCAGCCCTTTTGGGAATTACAGTTTCCTTAACATACTTGAATTATCGTGGTCTGCACATAGTTGGAATGTCCACTGTTTTCCTTGCAGTTTTCTCCCTCTGCCCCTTTTTAGTAATGGGTATTCTTTCAATTCCAAGAATAAGCCCTCAACGGTGGGTAGTTGTGGATTTCAAGAAGGTGAATTGGAGAGGGTACTTCAATAGTTTGTTTTGGAATCTAAATTTCTGGGATAAGGCAAGCACCCTTGCAGGGGAGATTGAAAACCCAACCAAGACATTTCCAAAGGCGCTTCTTGGGGCTGTGGTTTTGGTGGTTTTATCCTATTTGATTCCGCTTCTTGCTGGTACTGGAGCTCTAAATTCGGTAGCAGGTGAGTGGACTGATGGGTACTTTGCCGAAGTTGGAATGCTGATAGGAGGGTTTTGGCTGAAATGGTGGATCCAGGCAGCAGCTGCAGTGTCTAACTTTGGGTTGTTTGAAGCTGAGATGAGCAGTGATGCATTCCAACTTCTTGGGATGAGCGAGATGGGAATGCTCCCATCTATATTTGCCTCAAG ATCGAAGTATGGGACACCTACAGTCAGCATCTTGTGCTCTGCAAGTGGGGTGATCTTCTTGTCATGGATGAGCTTTCAGCAAATTTTggaatttctcaatttcttataTTCTATTGGGATGCTTCTCGAGTTCGCAGCCTTTATAAAGTTGAGAATAACAAAGCCAGATCTCTGTAGACCGTACAAGGTTCCTCTGGAAACATTTGGAGTTACGATGCTTTGCCTGCCTCCTGCATTGTTGCTCCTCCTTGTCATGTGCTTGGCTTCTGTACAGACATTCTTGGTGAGTGGCATTGTTATTATTCTGGGTTTCTTCTTCTACTCAGCCTTAGTTTATGCAAAGAATAGGAAATGGGCAAGCTTTGTTATGGTGCAACTAGCTGCGCCTTCTGATAGCAACATTGAGAGCCCTTCACAACTTCATGAAGTTGCCGATGAGGCTTCGCTTAGTCTTCTTGCAGAGCAAGAAGTCTCAAACCTTGTCAGAAGGAGTCATGAAATCCAAAAAGAAGAAGGTCCTTGA